The genomic interval TCTGTTTAAGGTTTAGGTTCCTCACctgggaggagggcaggggctgtgccagctCTCCCTCCCTGGGGGGCAGGGAACTGACAGCATGAGAGAGGGTGAGGTGTTATGTTGTAGTTCAGTAGgtggatgaaaaaaaagtagtgttGAAAGCAGCTCTTGTGCCAAGGTTTGCAGGTGGCTGGAGTGTTGGCAGAGCTGTACAGTCCTTGCCTGGTGGAGGGCACAAAAGGAATGGAGCATTCTTGAGTTACACTGTAGGGTGCaggtgctttattttttatttttttttccaccttgttttcctcctcctgttaGACAcaagcagcagaggctgcatcAGCACATCAGGAgattgcttatttttttttttttccctaaggaaGGTGGCTGCTAGGCTGAGCAGGGACATGCACAGCTCAGCAGAACACTGCTTCCTAACTGGAGCACACGCAGCTCTGTGCCACCCAgggcaaggaggaggagagcacaAATGCAGTAACCTCCCTTCTCCACCACCCTGCACAAAGGAGTTGGTGCAGGAGGAGTTGTGTCCCAGGCCACATTGGAGCTGAAGGCCTGAGGCTTCATACTGAATGTTCCTCCCATCCTGGTTGTGCCTTTCATAACTTTGTGCTTGAatacagaggcagcagctcccctggCAGCTGCCATGCAGGCATCCTGACCTGGCCTTAAGTCCCCTTCCAAATGGAGGAGCTGGATGAGCATTTACAAGCACAAATGAGCAAAAATCCCAGCTGCCTGGATGCCCAACTGCTCAGAGATTCACAGCTGAAACACAGCTACTGACTGAGGAGAAGTCAGAAAGCAGGCACAAGGAACAACACCAGTTCTGACTTGACCCTCGTTTTGAAGTGCTGCTCTGAAACTCAGGACAGGAGTGAATGTACATACAGGCACACGTGGAGATTGAGTGGATTCATTGGATTTCACTGCAGGATGCATTTGCTAACCAGACCTCCAGGTAGGAAGCAGACTCTTCACTCTGCCTTGGAGAGTAGGTTGGCTCACGTGGGCTGAACTACTGTACTCTGCTTTAATAAACCTGCATTGCTCAGAGAAACATTTGGGGTTGCCAGAGAACTCAGATCCACAGTACCCATCTCACAATGGCAAGCCTGGGCATTTCCCCTCTGTGACAAAATCAGAACACTTCCTGGCTTCAGCCCAGGTATTATCTAGAAACAGAGTGTGCagctttcatgttttgtttgcagaaacatcttccccccccttccccaaagCCCAGACTGGGTTTATTTGGACATATCCcacaaataaaaacagagagaTAAAAGCCAGATTGTAACACTGCACCTGGAGATTCTCCATCACTGTTAAAGgctattttttccttatctgaCTGGCTCAAAATCCTGCTTACAAAtgcttacatttttaatttattattttttacatcaGGTCACTGACCTCAACCCTGGCCCTGCCTGAGTCATTACCAGTATAAACCAGGAACTGGTTTGCCTCATGGCCCACACAAAAGAGTCTCAGCTCAAGAACCTGTTGCACCCCAGCAGCAGTCAGGCACACAGCCAGGGAGACAAAAATTGGTACATTGCCCCTAGGACAGCATTATTTTTGAGAGATAAAAACCTCAACTGCAATTGTTGCCATATCTTACTGCCCTAGACTCCtttgtgaaaggaaaactgACACTTTGcccccatttctttcttttttctcccacaaATCCAACTAACTCTATGTTTAATGCTGCCTGGGACTGAGTCTGTCCCaagctccagggatgggactgTACAGATTGTGCCTGTTCTAAGGGTAATTTATTCCTGCTCATTAACACTTTGCTCAAATGCACTTTGGTTGATGCCTGGAttgcagtttttcagaaaactgtggCTAGCTGTTTCTTCTTgacagtgagagaaaaaaacaaaactgagaagttgaaaaaaatctgatgcaGAGGGATTATTTATATGAAATAAAAGTTGTAATGAGGAAAAAGCTCTGGTTTCTTAATGTTCCTCAGTGCCACGTGTCAAGTTTTCTGAACTAAACCAGTTCTGTTTTTTAGACCAGCAGCTCTGATTCAGATTGCTCCCTCCTTAGGAAAGCACTTGGCTTTTGCTCCAGCTCACCCAGAATCTGGCTGCATCCTCACATCAGCCTCACTCCCACAAAGCACCAAAGCTGCCTCCCTGCCACAGCACTTCTCTTGCAAGCAAACTCAGTGGCAGGCTGCAGAGTGCAAAGGCTTCTGTCTGCAGAGGtgtctgctgcttcccagggatTTGGGGGAAGTTGTGTTCTTCCAGacaagaggaaagcagagaaccTCCTTCTCTTCAGTCCAAAGAAGACCTTGCCTCTACACACCCCTCTAGTTGGTAAAATTTACCATCAGTTTCATCACAACTCTGTAGCTAAAATCCTTATCAAAATTGCCTTCAGACTAGTGAATCAACCCTTGTGTAAaaagatgaattaaaaaaaatctcaagccAAGAACAAAACTACAGCTGGATGAAGATACCTCAGTTTCCAAAGCTTTACCAAGCCAATTCCTCCAGGAGACAACTCTGTGAAATCCTGAGATGTTCCAGttctccatccccagctcagCCAGTCCCATCCATCTCCCACAGATTGCTGATGAGCAAGGTCAGAACCAGAAATCACAAACTTGCACTGGTTTTCCACACCAGTTCCCCTCCAGTTGCAAGTGACACAGGAGCCTGAAGCTAGGCTGGCATTTAGTCAGCAGCTTTTGTATTTAAAGTGCAAAACAGAGTGGTTGGTGCTTTTTAAGCTGTATGGAAAGCTGTTTAAACCTCTTAAAGGTGCAGAGCAGAAGGAGGGTTCAGCACAGGAGTGAAGTTCAAACCCTTGTCTGTCTCCATCCCTTGGAAAGGTTGTACAGGAACAGCTCCACCCACTCACAGCTTCCCAGAGCCCACAGCTCCCAACAGGCAGAGCAAACACACCAGGAATTCTGCAGCCATTTCCCAGTCACACCAGCTGAGTGCAGTGACAACAGCTGACCAGAGCTGGGGGACTCCAGCAGTTCCTCTGAGCACACCAAAGAGCCAGGAGCCAAGCTTCACCTTCCCAGTTCTATGCTCCCTCTCTTGTTCCTTCCAGcactgccctctccccacaggACTTGCAGCCAGCAGCAACACCCCCTCTGCACAACCCTctccagagctggcaggagtTTGGactcctcagaaaaaaatccccaatgCCCAGAGCAGGCACTGGTTTTATTACCACCACTACACCACAGGacagctttccagcagcactCAGGAATTAAGCTGAGATGTGGAGTTAGAATGACACAACCTTTCCAGTCTGCAGaactgggatggggatggtgtGTGTGTTACAGCAGCTGAGACCACGGGGGAACCTGCGTGGGGAAAAGGGCAGATTTTAGAAGATGGAAGTGTGAgccagctgctggcacagattACGTGCTCCAGTTCCTCTTTGTTCCAGCTATTTCCCTTCCTTCTGGACCCCCTGCACAGGAGTTACATGGATGCACTCCCCTGGAACAAACAGCTCAATGGGACAaggccagcagctgcaggcaggggacaaGGATTAAATAGATGTCAGGAACAAGGTGGCAGCCCAGAGCTATCTGTGTGCAAGGTGGGAACCAAGGGTTGAGAAAACATCCTCTGATCTAGATACACCTCTGACAGACACAGCATTAATAATTCACTTACTATTCCTTTATTTAGGGAGCACTTCCATTTGACAGAGCTTGCAGTTCAAATCCTTCTGCAAGGATCTCAGCTGAGGCAGCATTAACAGTGCCAGAGAGTCACTGCTGTCACTTGAGAGATGGACAAGTCAGCATTAGCAGAATTTCTCTCTCAAGGAGTCAGATTCCTCCCTCACGAGACTCCTCTCAGTCAGAAAGGCAAAGCAGAACACAACCTGGTCTCCCCTCCATCCTTTTAAGCCATCACTGTGATCAGGACGTGGAAAACCAAAGCTGCCATGGTATTTACCTTCCCTTGTCACCACCTTTCAGAGCTCAGGTGCACCTGAAGCACAAATGGATGGCAACTTCTGTTCTCTGGgcagtattttttaaagcctcCTAAGAGGACAAAGATCTGGAACTCAGGACTTTACAGACTCAGACCTTGGAAGGAAGCTGCATTACATTAACCAGTAACAAACACAAGTAAATAAATAGGAGCACAGATGCCACTATGCCAGCCACACTCTTACAGTCATGTAAGTCACAGGAGCACCCCACAGTCAGAACTCTGAAATTCCTTGTGTCACTCAAGCAAATGCCCTGTGtttgattattttcttcatccACACTGACTTTAAGGGGTCACCAGCAATTCCAAGGAAATAACATTCCCAGTCACAAGGCTACAGGGATTTTTGTCACGGAAGCAACACAAAAGCCTGTGCCTGATACAATTACACCAAGTGAACTgaatagaaattttttttttttgagaggcaATGAAGGGGAAGACTGAATTGGAGCTGAAGTAATCCAACAGATAACAAGTCAGTCTGCCTTTTAAACCTCAGCTTTACCCACGGCTGGTGACTGCACCATCTCatggcatgaaaaaaattatgtcctAGATGCAGATATCTGTCTCAGTACACAGATGGcaacaaaatgcagaaattcaCAGTCCAGGACAACAATCCAGCTGTTATCTGCTGCAGCCAACCTACTTCCCAAGAAATCCTGAGCACCTCGAATTACTTACACCTAGAAACCCCTCCAGATGAGCCATTTTTATTACTAGAATGGTTTGCAAAGAGTACTTAGTCACCAGTTTCTTGGACAGTCTGGCACAAAAGAGAGCAACAAGCACTGAGAGTGGCTTCTTGAGCAAGTGCACCTCCAGGGGAACATAATTTCCTCCTGAGGACTGATTCCTGGCTGGGGAAaggacacagaagaaatttcagCTGAAGAATCCAGGTCCAAAAGGgctttggaaaacaaagctgCCCAAACCATAAAGCTCCTCAGCCAGTCTGCAGTTCTTCTGCCTCTTTGAGAGCCCAAGCCCCTCCATCCCTTTCAAGCTTAGTACAATGTGAGTGAAATACCAGGATGCTCCAAAGCCAGTTGTAACAGGTACAGAAATAGAAGCATTTCACTTAAATCTCAATTTGTCAGCAGAGgagactattaaaaaaaaaaaacaacaacacaaaaaaaccaaaaaaaccaacccaaaaccaaaccaaacaccacaGTCTGGGAACTCATCAAGCCTGCACTTTCCTACAGGAATGAAGACAGCCACAAGCATCTCTGTACTGGCTCATCAACTATTTTTAGCACCAGAAAGGGAGGTAACCAGCAGCAACGGGGCTGTTCCCTTggacaaagcagagctggatgcTGCCCCATCCCAAAGAGCCTTTGCCACCAGAACCACAAACCAGGTGAAGAGCTTTGAGTTGTTCCTGCTCCTGTCTCTGAGGCATCTCTGGGAGCTACAGGAGGGGCTGGAACAGAGCCATGCAGCCCATTTAATTCACTTCACTTCCGCTCCCAGCTCTCTGTCAGTCTGCTGAGAGCAATTGTATTTACAGAGCACTGCCAGGagcccaggcagagcagtgtgCACTGGAGGGACTGCTCAGAGCCCCACAGATTCAGCATCAGATAAATCCCAGTGCCTGTGTAATCCCACTCAACTTTTATTTATCTTCAGGGGTTTTAGAAGTTAAACACAAACTCCCTCCCAGAGATGCTTCCTGACTGCTTCTACCTTTAGTACCAGAGCCAAGAAACAGACTGAGCTCAACTGGCACCAAgcctctttgtttctcttttactcctttcctccctcagagagctgcagaaagccTCTACAGCCAGGACCTACTGCACACACAAACAGGCACCAACCcatgtgctgcagctcagccaccaCAGGAACAGAATCACCCACAGCTCTAGGATGGACTCACACAGGGCCCAAGCTGATtgccctctgcagagcctctgcTCCTGGTTTCCCCTTAAGCAGCTGCTGTAAAGCAatgcccagctgctgggggctgaatgcaccacccccagcccaggtaTGATACAGCTGGTCCCCTTCCAACTTCTAAAAGTGCTGCTGTATTTCACAACACCCTCATGATCTGcacaacacaaacacacacactgcagcagagaaaatctgAACTCCAGAGATCAGACCCTGGGCACACAGAACAGCCTGGCAGCCCTACAGTTAAGGcattcaacccaaaccatcaatctgaggagcagctgctcagaCTGACACAGCTCTTACACTCTCCTACCTGACACCCACATCCCTCAAGTCATCAAGAGGCCACGTTTTCGCTCTGCCCATCAACAACAGGAACATTTCTGAAGCCCACAGGACAGGAAAACATCCCAGAACCTGCCCAGGACACATCAGGAGGTGGCTGGCACAGACCTACCTCCTGATGGCACCAGCTCCAGGGTGCCACCGAGGTGCTGTGACAGTCTGAGAGCTCAGCATCCCACGCACAACCTGGGGAACCCCTCACAGCCAGAGCTCCACCTGCTTCTCCTGGGAAAGATCAAACCTTCTCTTGTCACCAGTGCTTGGTTGCCATGATTAGCAGGAGTTAGGGAGTTGTGGAGGTGTCTCCAGCTTTACCTAAGGAGACCAATGACAAATGAATCAACACCACCAAATGCTACAGCTGCCCGTGACAGCAGGCAAACCATTTTGCCACCCACAGTGCCCTTCCAATTCAACATTCTTCCCAGTCCATCCTCCCACCACCAAAGAGAACATACTGTATTACAGAGACTTTCAtactgggaaaatattttaatatagtAAACAAGTCAATTTACCTTTCACATGTGTTTAAATAAGTTTATGCTCATCGttaaacaaaactgtttttacTTAAACAATGGATTTACAGCCTCTAAATTCATATTGTTCCCAGCGGATCCTGTAAATAGTGAGGAATTTTGGACACCGATATCCTTTGATAGGTAACAGACTGGCATAAACAGCGCAGGAATTCAATGCGGGTTCGAAGGGAGAAGCGAGCCCTGGTGAGGAGAGAAACGAAGCCACGGAATTCCCTTTTGcggaaaaaggaggaagggaaaaaaaagaacaaaccataaaacaaccaacccaaaaatCCGCAGTTCTACCACCAGGTACAAATCCAAATCCTTCCTTCCCCCGCCGGCCCCCGGGCCGGGTCAGTCTCCAGCCGCAGCTCTTCGGGACTCGGGATCCCACCTCGGGCAGCCTCGCCGCCGGCCTCCATCCTCCGCCGAGCCCGCCCGCCCCATCCCGCACCCCCCGGAGCCCTCCGGGGCGGTGCCGACCTCCCGGGCCGTCCCCCGCGATCCGCCGGACCCCTCTGCCCCCGTCCCCGGCCGGGGGGTGACCGCCGGGGCCGCCTCAGGGGCTGCCGCGCACCCGGCGCAGCGCAGCGGCGGCCGCCTCGGGCCCGGGCGGCTGAGACGAAGCGTCCGGGCGGCCGCTGTGATCGAGGCCGGGGTCGGGGCCGGTCCACGACGGCGGAGGTTCCTGCGTGGGTCCGGCGGGCggctggctggctgcagggcCCGGCGGAGCGGCGCGGGGCTGCGAGGAGCTGGCGGCGACGGGGATGGAGCCGGAACCGGAGCCGCCGCCTCCGCGCACCGGTTGCCAGATGAGGCTGTAGTAGACGGCGAGGACGATGGCGGCCAGCGAGACGGAGAGGACGTAGGCCAGCACGGTGGCCAGGCGCACCCACTTCTTGTTGGTCTTGGCCGCCATGCGCGCCTTCTTGTCCCCGGTGTAAGTGGCGGGCTTGCCCCGCTCCACCCCCgcctccttctccttcatgGGGGCCCGGCCTTTGGCCCGCTGCTCCACCGACCCCTCCGTGGtggggcccggcccggctccgCGCCGACCACCGCCGCCGCTCGCTCCCCTCAGGACATGCCGCTGCCTCCCGCCGCTGACCGCGGCCCGCGCTGCGCCGGCGGACGGGCGGAGCTTGGAGAGGTAACGGGGCCCGGCGGGGGCTGCGCTTAACGGGGCGGCGGCCACACCCCGGGGCTGAGTGACggtgaggagggaggggagaggagaggggcgAGGGGAGCGCTGCGCCTGCGCTGCTCTGAGGAGGTGTGTGAAGGGGTGTGTGAAGGGGTGTGTGAAGGGGGTGTGAGGGGTGTGTGAAGGGGTGTGTGAAGGGAGTGTGAGGGGGGTGTGAAGGGGTGTGTGAGGGGGTGTGTGAGGGGGTGTGTGAAGGGGTGTGTGAAGGGGTGTGTTGAGGGGGTGTGTGAGGGGGTGTGTGAGGGGGGCATAGCGGTCAGTGGGGTGCGAGGAGTGGAGGTCAATGAGGTCAATGAGGGTGTGAAGGGAAGGGTGGGGATCAGTGAGGGTGTGAGGAGAGGAATGGCGGTCAGGGAGGTGTGAGGGGAAGGGTGAGGGTCAGTGAGGGTGTGAGGGGGCACGGCGGCCAGTGAGGGTGTGAGGAGAAGGGTGGGGGTCAGTGAGG from Heliangelus exortis chromosome 18, bHelExo1.hap1, whole genome shotgun sequence carries:
- the INAFM2 gene encoding putative transmembrane protein INAFM2 — protein: MKEKEAGVERGKPATYTGDKKARMAAKTNKKWVRLATVLAYVLSVSLAAIVLAVYYSLIWQPVRGGGGSGSGSIPVAASSSQPRAAPPGPAASQPPAGPTQEPPPSWTGPDPGLDHSGRPDASSQPPGPEAAAAALRRVRGSP